CGCGTATTCAAGCGGAACGGGGCCGTTCTGCCAAGGCGTACCGGACGCAACTCCTTCGTTGCCTTCATCCGAAATCAGCATATACTGCTGGTCATCAAAATCGGTGAACGACACCGTCTTCCGGCCGAACACTTCCTTGATCCCTTTGTTCTTCACTTCGTACTTGGCGAACCGTTTCAGCCAGTAGTCCAGCGCGGCATTATCCGGCACCCGGAACGCCGTTTTGTAGATCTCATTCGTCCCGTGCGTCCCTTTCGGAATTCCCGGAAAATCGAAAAACGTCATATCCGTTCCCGCCGAGCCTTTGTCGTCTGCGAAGAATAAGTGATACGTCTGGATATCATCCTGATTGACCGTTTTCTTCACAAGCCGCATGCCGAGCACATAGGTGAAAAACTCGTAATTCTTTTCCGCGCTGCTCGTAATTGCCGTCACATGATGGATTCCTTTAATCTCTTCCATTTGCCCCTCCTCTTTTATCTCGAATTCGAGATTTATGTGTAAAAATAATGCGGCTTTCGCCGTTCCGTCATCCTGCCTTCCGTTGGCCCATGATCAATAAACTTCTGAAACCAGGAACTGGAAACTGAAATTATCTCGAATTAAATTATCTCACATTAAATACTCTAACAGGGTCATTTTTAGCTGTCAACGGATCAAATCGGTGACTTTTCTTTTCATATCCCCTCCAAAAACAGAAAAATCGGTTCTCCTCCCATAAGAGAACCGATTTTTCTGAAAAAACACAGCATGGAAAACCCGATTATTCAGGGAGAGGGACTACCAGCACATCGCATTGGGATGAACGGACAATCGCTTCAGATACGGAGCCCGGCAGAAACGAAACCGTTCCACTCCGCCATGACCGGCGGCACCGCAAACGATCAGATCGGCCATTTGCCAGCTCCGCCTGTTCCTGTGCAATGGCAGTTCCCTATAGCCATCCACCAACTCCTCCGATTGCTGCTGGGCATGATCGAATATTGATCGCAAGAATCCGGTGTATTGAACGGAGGATTGGATCCATGGAATTGCCGTGGCGGTAAACCGTCTGGAATTACCTGCCTCCATTTTTGTAAAAAGATCCGAACGTATAAAATACGCTTATTCCTGTGTCGAAAATCATGCCGCACAGGATGCCAGCATAAAAGGATGGAAGGATTACTTTGTTTAAGGATGTTGGTGTTTAAGGATGTTGGTCCTGTGAGTACAAAAAAAACAGAGCTGTCCTGTTGAGCCAGCCCCGTCTTGCCATAAGAAATATAGAAACAATCAGCAAAGCCATACATTCCTACAGAAATAAACTTAAATACTCTGATACATATCGATATCTATATCCTGGGATTGATAAAAATTGATTTCTCTTTTAAAAGTTAAGAACGAGCACTTTGTCGCGCAGCATAGAATCAATACTTCTACCGATGCCCTGTACACCTTGTCCAGAGTTCTTCACTCCCAGGAATGGGAAGTGATCCGGTCCACGGGAGGTTTTGCCGTTCACTTGGATAGTTCCTACATTCAGCTTGTCTGAAATAGAGAAGGCATTCTCCAGATTATTTGTGAAGACGCTGACTTGGAGGCCATACTGGTTGCGCTTTTCAAGCGCGATTGCTTCCCGTTCATTCTCAATCCGCATAAATGGAAGCACTGGTCCAAACTGTTCTTTCCAAGCGATCTCCATTTCTTCCGTTACATGGTCAAGAAGAGTCGGGCCGAGCAGATTCTTTTCCTTAATACCTTCCAGCACTACAGTAGCTCCTTTATTCCGGGCGTCTTCGATCAGATTCGTAACAAAATCCGCTGATTTCTGATCGATCATAGGAGTCACACTCGCGTCTTCACTGGATCTTCCCACTTTCAGTCCGGACACCATTTCTTTCACTTTGCCAATGAGTTCGTCCGCAACACTGTCAACCACCATAACACGCTTTATGGCTGTGCAGCGTTGTCCGGAATAGCTGAGCGCTCCATTGACAATTTCTTTTGCTGCTTTATTCAAATCTGCATCTTCCAGTACAATGGCGGAATCTTTGCCGCCGAGCTCAAGCACAATCGGAATCATAGACGCTTTTTTAGAGATATGCTTCCCGGTTGCCGTTCCTCCAGTAAAAGTAATCATATCTATAAGAGGATGAGTAACAATGAAGTCACCGATAACAGCGCCCCGACCCGTTACTACGTTTACTACTCCCTCCGGCAGACCCGCTTTCACCAGAGCTTGCACCATTAACAGTCCACTGATTGACCCCTGGGTAGCAGGCTTAAAGATAACGGTGTTGCCTGTAATAAGCGCCGGCGCAATTTTAGAAGCTGCCAGGTTTACCGGGTAGTTAAATGGCGAAATGGCCAGCACTACGCCATGAGGGACTTTCTGCACTATGGCTTTTGTCTGTTTCGTGGCTCCCGGAAACGCGTCGCCTTGGATAAAACTCCCTTGTGTACGAAGGCCTTCTTCTGCCGTATAACGAATCAGCTGGGCAGTACGCTCCACTTCACTTTTTCCTGCTGCAAAAGTCTTGCCTACTTCTTTATGGATCATTTCGCCGATTTCATCGGTCATCTTTTCTAATTCTTCCGCCCAACGATGGAGAAGTGCAGAGCGTTCATGGATTTCTTTCGCTTCCCACGTTTCCTGCACGTCAGCTGTTTTTTGAATTGCAGCAGCAACTTCCTCTTGACTTAAAGCGGGAACTTCACCCACTACTTCATTATCATCCGGAGAATAAATCTGTATAGTTTCCCCACTGCCGCTTCCCATCCACTTATTATTAAGTAACGTATAAAACAAATTTTCAGCTTGACGTACTGTCATGTTCTCTTCACACTCCGTTTCTTTTTAAATCATGAAAAACTAATGTTATCTATCA
Above is a genomic segment from Planococcus lenghuensis containing:
- a CDS encoding NADP-dependent glyceraldehyde-3-phosphate dehydrogenase; its protein translation is MTVRQAENLFYTLLNNKWMGSGSGETIQIYSPDDNEVVGEVPALSQEEVAAAIQKTADVQETWEAKEIHERSALLHRWAEELEKMTDEIGEMIHKEVGKTFAAGKSEVERTAQLIRYTAEEGLRTQGSFIQGDAFPGATKQTKAIVQKVPHGVVLAISPFNYPVNLAASKIAPALITGNTVIFKPATQGSISGLLMVQALVKAGLPEGVVNVVTGRGAVIGDFIVTHPLIDMITFTGGTATGKHISKKASMIPIVLELGGKDSAIVLEDADLNKAAKEIVNGALSYSGQRCTAIKRVMVVDSVADELIGKVKEMVSGLKVGRSSEDASVTPMIDQKSADFVTNLIEDARNKGATVVLEGIKEKNLLGPTLLDHVTEEMEIAWKEQFGPVLPFMRIENEREAIALEKRNQYGLQVSVFTNNLENAFSISDKLNVGTIQVNGKTSRGPDHFPFLGVKNSGQGVQGIGRSIDSMLRDKVLVLNF